A stretch of DNA from Candidatus Methanomethylicota archaeon:
TTGATACTATGGTTAATTGTCTAATAGCATCAGTTAGATATGTTATTGGATTTATATTAACTATAGTTTGCATCCATTCAGGCATAAGTTTAGTTGGAAAGAAAACATTACTTGAAAACATCAAGGGCATTACAATAAGATTTATGAATTGCATAGGCCTTTCCATTCTAGTTGCTCTAATGGAAAATGCAATAAAAATAGAAGATAATCCTGCACTTAATAGGAAAATTGCTGTATATATACCTAAAATATTTATAATTGAAAATGAATTGCTAATTTTTAATCCTAGTAGATAAGCTAATGCAAGAATTACTGAAGCTTGAAAAATAGCTCTCAAAGCAGAATTTATAATTTTTGAAAGTATTATTGCAGCACGAGAAACAGGAGTGCTCATTACTTTATTTAGAAATCCTAAGCGTCTATCCCATACTATGGACATTCCACTGAACATTGTTGTCATAACAACAATCATTGAAATCATACCAATGGCCATAAAGCTAAAGTAATCTTCTACACCAAAAGTACTTTTCATTATAGTTGAGCCGAATTCTGCAAATATTTGAGAAAGAAAGGTACCATTTAATATAATATAACTTTGAGATGGAGGAATTGTGACATTTCCAGGTAAAATGATTGTTGATGGTAATTTAATATTTTCTATTGAGAATAAACCTTGAATATTTATAGATTTTCCTAATAAACCCATCCATATTAATGGTTGTAATATAAACATTATAACCATTATAGGATCGTTCAACCATTTCTTTAATTCTCTATGAGTTAAAGCTATTAATCCTTTAATAAAACTTGGTTTAAATTCATTATAACTCATTTTCTTCTCACTCTCCATAAATGTAATCTTTTT
This window harbors:
- a CDS encoding ABC transporter permease, whose amino-acid sequence is MSYNEFKPSFIKGLIALTHRELKKWLNDPIMVIMFILQPLIWMGLLGKSINIQGLFSIENIKLPSTIILPGNVTIPPSQSYIILNGTFLSQIFAEFGSTIMKSTFGVEDYFSFMAIGMISMIVVMTTMFSGMSIVWDRRLGFLNKVMSTPVSRAAIILSKIINSALRAIFQASVILALAYLLGLKISNSFSIINILGIYTAIFLLSAGLSSIFIAFSIRATRMERPMQFINLIVMPLMFSSNVFFPTKLMPEWMQTIVNINPITYLTDAIRQLTIVSIEPSTLILDFVYLSIFAIVLTTIGIVLSWHYLTK